The Panicum hallii strain FIL2 chromosome 9, PHallii_v3.1, whole genome shotgun sequence genome has a window encoding:
- the LOC112876258 gene encoding phosphatidylinositol transfer protein PDR16-like isoform X2, translating to MLEESLKWRAAYRPEDIRWPDVDVEAETGKMYRASFRDREGRTVVIMRPTKENTTSHDGQIRFLVYVLENAILSLPEGQEKMVWLIDFTGWTMAHATPIKTARESTSILQNYYPERLGIAFLFNPPKVFEAFYKAVKYFLDPRSIEKLNFVYLKDEESMKVLYKCIDPEVLPVDFGGRNNVAYNHEEYTKLMLKDDIKTSSFWSDDAKPVNRVANGNLVADVTPQSSLIAAKAS from the exons ATGCTGGAAGAAAGCCTCAAGTGGAGGGCAGCATATAGGCCCGAGGATATTCGCTGG CCTGATGTTGATGTTGAAGCGGAAACTGGCAAAATGTACAGGGCAAGTTTTCGAGATAGAGAGGGAAGAACCGTTGTAATTATGAGACCTACAAAGGAG AATACAACGTCCCATGACGGGCAAATCCGGTTTCTTGTATATGTTTTGGAGAACGCAATCCTGAGCCTTCCTGAAGGTCAAGAGAAAATGGTATGGCTGATAGACTTCACAGGATGGACAATGGCCCATGCCACGCCTATAAAGACTGCCAGAGAATCTACAAGCATCCTGCAAAATTATTACCCTGAGAGGCTGGGCATTGCATTTCTGTTTAATCCCCCAAAAGTATTTGAAGCTTTTTACAAG GCTGTCAAATATTTCCTTGACCCGAGATCAATCGAGAAGCTGAACTTCGTGTACCTGAAGGATGAGGAGAGCATGAAGGTCCTGTACAAGTGCATTGATCCGGAGGTCCTTCCGGTAGACTTCGGAGGGAGGAACAATGTGGCGTACAACCACGAGGAGTACACCAAGTTGATGCTGAAAGATGACATCAAAACCTCAAGCTTCTGGTCAGATGACGCAAAACCTGTCAACCGTGTCGCCAATGGGAACTTGGTTGCCGATGTCACACCTCAGTCATCGCTAATTGCTGCTAAAGCCAGTTGA
- the LOC112876258 gene encoding phosphatidylinositol transfer protein 3-like isoform X1 gives MFRRKHASHFNSSDAEQRQAKIDELKSALGPLSARGEKYCSEACLTRYLEARNWNVTKSKKMLEESLKWRAAYRPEDIRWPDVDVEAETGKMYRASFRDREGRTVVIMRPTKENTTSHDGQIRFLVYVLENAILSLPEGQEKMVWLIDFTGWTMAHATPIKTARESTSILQNYYPERLGIAFLFNPPKVFEAFYKAVKYFLDPRSIEKLNFVYLKDEESMKVLYKCIDPEVLPVDFGGRNNVAYNHEEYTKLMLKDDIKTSSFWSDDAKPVNRVANGNLVADVTPQSSLIAAKAS, from the exons ATGTTCAGGAGAAAGCATGCCTCTCATTTCAACTCCAGTGATGCTGAGCAAAGACAAGCAAAG ATAGACGAATTAAAATCTGCACTTGGGCCTTTGTCTGCCCGCGGCGAGAAGTACTGCAGTGAAGCATGTTTGACAAGATATCTAGAAGCCCGGAACTGGAATGTTACCAAGTCGAAAAAAATGCTGGAAGAAAGCCTCAAGTGGAGGGCAGCATATAGGCCCGAGGATATTCGCTGG CCTGATGTTGATGTTGAAGCGGAAACTGGCAAAATGTACAGGGCAAGTTTTCGAGATAGAGAGGGAAGAACCGTTGTAATTATGAGACCTACAAAGGAG AATACAACGTCCCATGACGGGCAAATCCGGTTTCTTGTATATGTTTTGGAGAACGCAATCCTGAGCCTTCCTGAAGGTCAAGAGAAAATGGTATGGCTGATAGACTTCACAGGATGGACAATGGCCCATGCCACGCCTATAAAGACTGCCAGAGAATCTACAAGCATCCTGCAAAATTATTACCCTGAGAGGCTGGGCATTGCATTTCTGTTTAATCCCCCAAAAGTATTTGAAGCTTTTTACAAG GCTGTCAAATATTTCCTTGACCCGAGATCAATCGAGAAGCTGAACTTCGTGTACCTGAAGGATGAGGAGAGCATGAAGGTCCTGTACAAGTGCATTGATCCGGAGGTCCTTCCGGTAGACTTCGGAGGGAGGAACAATGTGGCGTACAACCACGAGGAGTACACCAAGTTGATGCTGAAAGATGACATCAAAACCTCAAGCTTCTGGTCAGATGACGCAAAACCTGTCAACCGTGTCGCCAATGGGAACTTGGTTGCCGATGTCACACCTCAGTCATCGCTAATTGCTGCTAAAGCCAGTTGA